The genomic segment CGGATTTCAGCCAGAAGCGTCCATTGTCGCCGCCTTCGACCACGCCCAATATCTGCTCGCTTCCCTTGGCGAGCTTTTTCATGACATGCGCCGTCCAGCCATTGCCGCGCTCTTCGGTGCGGGCCAGGATACGGTCGCCTATTCCAAGCGCCCCGCGCTTTCCCTTGGCCTCTACAACACGGATTTTGGGGATCGGGATGCCTTCCGCTTCCCAATGTTCGGGAACAGCAACAGGCTGGTTGCCATCAATGCCGACGATTTTGAGAACCGTAACCTTGGGAACGCCGCCCATCTTATGAAATGCGCGACCGGGAGCCATGTCGATCAGCCCCTCATCGGTCATATCTTTCAGCAGTGCCTTGAGCGCTATCTTCTCATTCCCACGCAACCCGAATTCACGCGCAATTTCGCGCTTTCCGGCGGGTTCATTGGACGTCTGGATAAACTGGAGAATTTGTTCGCGGTTAGGGAGACCAACAGGGTGTTTTTTTGTCATGTCGCGCCGAGACAATTTTGGTTCGCACGAAGACACGAAGACACAGAAGACGGGCGGTCATTTAACAAGCGTTTTATTCCATCCTTGAACAGTGATGTGCCAAAATTGAGGACAAACCCGTGGGTCAAATTGGTGAGGCGTAGATAGGTTATGACTTGCTTCGCATGGACCGGTAGCGTCTTCCCGACCGATTTGATTTCAAGGATGATACGTTTTTCAACAAGTAAATCTACCCGGAATGCCGAAGGTAGTCGAATAGCATCATATTCAATATCGATCGGCACTTGCCGATCCACTGTAAGCCCTTTGCTTTGCAACTTGGCTGCCAAGATCACCTCATAGGCACTTTCAAGCAACCCCGATCCGATATCTTTGTGAATCTTGAAGGCCGCATCCACGATGATAGAGCAGATATGTTCAATCTCCATTCTACCCTCTTTGTGCCTTTGTGTCTTTGTGCGAACCCCTAATAAGTCCGCCCGATCAATATCCGCTCGACCGCAGGCTCTCCGGTAAAGAAACAAGCTCCATCCACGGCAGCGGCTTCAAGCGGACTGTTGCGCATGGTCAGTTTCAGGGCCTTCAACTGCTCGACAATCTTATCGAGAGCAGCACCCGTAGGACGTGCCCATTGCACTTCGACCCAGCCTGCAAAGCCTGCTTCGTCACCCGCAAAATGGGTCGCAAGGTCCGTCACATCGCGGCGGATATTCGCGTCCATGCGGGCCTTCGCTTCTGCATAAAGTGTCGCCTGGATATCTTCGATCATTGCAACAGCGCCGCTGACGAATTCGGCTCGTGGCGTGAAGGCTGTGGCGAGCTTGCCATCGTCCTTGTACAAACGGTCACGCCGTAAAACGGCAGCTTTCCCTTCGGAAACATCCCGGGGGCCGACTTCGACAATGATCGGTGCACCCTTTTTGACCCAGGACCAGCGTTTGTTAGACGCCTTTGTCGCTTTG from the Sphingorhabdus lacus genome contains:
- a CDS encoding GxxExxY protein; protein product: MEIEHICSIIVDAAFKIHKDIGSGLLESAYEVILAAKLQSKGLTVDRQVPIDIEYDAIRLPSAFRVDLLVEKRIILEIKSVGKTLPVHAKQVITYLRLTNLTHGFVLNFGTSLFKDGIKRLLNDRPSSVSSCLRANQNCLGAT